ttgatcactttccTTAAACTGTACACCAATTACTCGACAAGTGCAACACTTACCATATGATCGGTACAGGTTCGATCCAGGCAGGTTTGAGctaaaatttctcaatttacaCGTGCGTTCCTTATATTGTCTCTAAGATTTACGTCTTGCACATACTAAAATATACTTCATTATCGgatgatttttctatttcgaattatattatataatatatacactatGCTTATAAAGatcatatcatttattttatataataaaaatttatatacataatacagtaaaacctctataaattaatactttataaattaataaactctctaaaataataaaatcttccggtcccaacttgggcctttgtaaaaaatcatcaaattcgataagatgataagataataatttttctaaaaattcctttataaatgttaggtcccattaaaactctaaattaataatttataaatactataattataaatattatggtaatttgctcaATTATGAAGtttgtaatgctttacgcattggatcattcatggatgattttaccGTGCCTTTTAATGAGAAGACATGattgggtgttatgaattattttattttcatattgagatttatatagtatatgtttaatttatcataacatgaatatatttaattgactataatagttatttaagtgcaacaaATTAATGTAACATGTATGTTTAAGTAATtgcaatgaattgatacatgcgtctatgaatataatagttaattgtataaaatgaattgatattatacatgaatatatttaattagttacaaaaaattgattgatgcatgaatataatcaatgaaacatatatgaattcatttattttcagtacatatgtactaaatttgctgaatttaaaaagtctctcttttaattaataaaatattaatttatcgataaattaatatctctctaaattaataaaatttcatggtcccaaggttattaatttatagaggttttactgtatgtatatattaataaaataaaaaaatacgacatgacttaaataaaaaattcaattcactCCATCACGGGCATCTATCCTTATAACTATACATATAAAGCAAATTCTTTTCATTCATTCTCTTCTCAAACTACTCCGTCCTCACTATGGAAAACTCTCAACCATTAGCCACAGAGAGTTTCTCCTACAGCTGGTTGACAGTCACAGACAGAAAACCATCTCCCTCCGACAGCCTCCGACCGAAACTCCCTGACAGAGAACAGAACAACTTCAACTTCGACGTTCCTGTCTCAACACCATCTACAGCCCTCGTTCACGCCGACGAGATCTTCTCCGACGGCCAAATCTTGCCGCTTTACGTCGACGGATCATCTAACGTCGCCGTGGACACCACGAGCATTCCAGCTTCTTCTCCCGCCTGCCATGTGTGTTCGAATTCGATGTCGTCTCCTCCTAGAACatcattttttgataaaaacaaacatttctTGTACGAGATAAAATGGATCGTCAGATCAAATTCACCAACAAGAATCTTGCACAAGTGTCTGAAAGTAGTTGTCAGGCAGTTGTGTAAGGGAGTAGGGTGCTCGAGGAAGAGCAGCCGAGTCGATGATGTTGAACGGAAGGCGTTCGAAGTCCGAAGCTGGCGGAGTTATAATAGTTCTCCTGATCAGGCATCGCCAAAATCCAGTTCAGCTAATTATTCAGTGGTTGATATGAAGAAAACAGGCGGCGACGACGTCTATCGTGGATCGGGAGACGTCGTCCAGCGTTGGAGGAGTTCGCCGGCACAAGCTTCGCCGAGTTTAAGCCCTTCCCGTTCTAGTAATGTTTGGTTCGATGCTGAGAATCCAATCCATGAGGCTATTCTCTATTGCAAGAGATCAATAGGTATGTTACTATagatttatttgtattttaggataattacGTTTATACCTCTTAAGTTTAGGTATATTACAGAAAGACCATAAGATTTTTCAGACTTGTGTCTATCCTTGAACTCATCATGTAATGTAAAGTAGTGTTATGGTGAAATTGcagttttagttttattgttgGATAGGGGTTCGACACTTTTAGTCGACACACTAGGTCTTTTGTTTCacgaaaattttaagatattccTCAAATTGGGAAAACTCGATAACTTTAGTTATCTATTTTaggtgatttttaaaataatccaacaattgagaaaattcgACACCTTTAATCCCATgtccaaattttcattaaaaaaaaaaagtttggcAAGGACATGTGCGATGCACGTATCTATCAGTTATGTGAGCAACCAAGTTAATAGACATACAATTGCACGTGTCCTTAccgtatatttaatttttggttaaaaacTTGGATATGGGATTAAatgtgttcaattttttttaattttggaaccattttaaaagtttcatAAAGTAGATGACTAAATATATCGagttttatcaattttgatatcattttaaaattttcgtaAAGCAGGTGACTAAATGCCCTAtagtaaaaaagtataattttggaGTGTGAgtgtattttttcaatttatatataggatgtatatataatgaatttttctcTTATGTTCTTCGTTTCAGTGTCTGCGTAAAAATACAATTGTGACATTATCAAATTTTGGTAACCATTAacattttccaatttttacgtttcagaaaaat
The nucleotide sequence above comes from Sesamum indicum cultivar Zhongzhi No. 13 linkage group LG11, S_indicum_v1.0, whole genome shotgun sequence. Encoded proteins:
- the LOC110012890 gene encoding uncharacterized protein LOC110012890, which codes for MENSQPLATESFSYSWLTVTDRKPSPSDSLRPKLPDREQNNFNFDVPVSTPSTALVHADEIFSDGQILPLYVDGSSNVAVDTTSIPASSPACHVCSNSMSSPPRTSFFDKNKHFLYEIKWIVRSNSPTRILHKCLKVVVRQLCKGVGCSRKSSRVDDVERKAFEVRSWRSYNSSPDQASPKSSSANYSVVDMKKTGGDDVYRGSGDVVQRWRSSPAQASPSLSPSRSSNVWFDAENPIHEAILYCKRSIEK